A region of Vitis riparia cultivar Riparia Gloire de Montpellier isolate 1030 chromosome 1, EGFV_Vit.rip_1.0, whole genome shotgun sequence DNA encodes the following proteins:
- the LOC117909643 gene encoding protein SLOW GREEN 1, chloroplastic encodes MHCSSPPSLFHFHRSSLSSNVSFAFPRPSISPSYHHRRLRVSASANTANNNPILKAIKTSAGTLVLTAAAVFMMGKFRALPARAESPMVLSEESATPEEKSEESSPLPEFLENSEAVGALKSVLQQKLEDGEDGEALKVLERIVSAQPEVVEWKFLMARLLGEMGETDRARDVFEEILASNPLSFEALFGNALLMDQCGEGDAVIRRLEDALRTAENENKLKEARDVRLIMAQMQFLRKNVDEALRSYEELEKEDPSDFRPYFCKGMIYTLQDRNEEAREQFAKYRERSPKKFEVEGFLQTPLSRMKLFGTDSES; translated from the coding sequence ATGCACTGCTCTTCACCTCCATCCCTCTTCCATTTCCACCGCTCATCCCTATCCTCAAATGTCTCTTTTGCCTTTCCCAGACCCTCTATATCCCCATCCTACCACCACCGTCGCCTTAGGGTTTCAGCTTCCGCCAACACCGCCAACAACAACCCCATTCTTAAAGCCATCAAAACCTCCGCTGGAACCCTTGTCCTCACCGCCGCCGCCGTTTTTATGATGGGCAAGTTCCGTGCGTTGCCGGCGAGAGCGGAGTCGCCGATGGTGTTATCCGAGGAGAGTGCGACGCCTGAGGAGAAATCTGAAGAGTCATCGCCGTTGCCCGAGTTTCTCGAAAATTCTGAGGCTGTGGGGGCGTTGAAATCGGTGCTGCAGCAGAAGCTGGAGGACGGCGAGGACGGGGAGGCACTGAAGGTCCTGGAGCGGATAGTGTCGGCGCAGCCGGAGGTGGTGGAGTGGAAGTTTCTGATGGCGAGATTGCTAGGGGAAATGGGGGAGACTGATAGGGCACGCGACGTATTCGAGGAAATTCTTGCTTCGAATCCGCTGTCCTTTGAAGCTCTGTTCGGGAATGCATTGTTAATGGATCAATGTGGAGAGGGCGACGCGGTGATCAGGAGACTGGAAGACGCTTTGAGGACGGCTGAGAATGAGAACAAACTGAAGGAGGCTCGCGATGTGCGGTTGATAATGGCCCAAATGCAGTTTCTTCGGAAGAATGTGGACGAGGCATTGAGGAGCTACGAGGAGCTGGAGAAGGAGGATCCCAGTGATTTCAGGCCTTACTTTTGTAAGGGAATGATATACACCTTGCAGGATAGGAATGAAGAGGCTCGAGAGCAGTTTGCTAAGTATCGGGAGCGTTCGCCCAAGAAGTTTGAGGTGGAGGGGTTCTTGCAGACCCCATTGTCGAGGATGAAGCTGTTTGGGACTGATTCCGAGAGTTGA